The following coding sequences are from one Carassius auratus strain Wakin unplaced genomic scaffold, ASM336829v1 scaf_tig00217025, whole genome shotgun sequence window:
- the LOC113099738 gene encoding keratin, type I cytoskeletal 19-like, translating into MQSFSRKSLSGSSSRPFSSLSFGGGYSKRIAVGHAPSVYAGAGDSSVRVSYAQSSKSGFDLASALGGGDNGFGAAFNEKTTMQNLNDRLASYLEKVRSLEKANAQLEFQIQEWHEKRTPVSRDYSHYSVTIEDLRKKIAVASMDNARIILQTDNTKLAADDFRVKYENELALCQSVEADIAGLKKVADELTMTRSDLEMQIEGLKEELVYLKKNHAEELAALRAQMSSGSVNVEVDAAPQQDMARIMEEIRQQYEGVIDKNRRDMESWYKSKFDELNKQVTTRQEDLTLSRSEISDLRRTLQSLEIELQSQLSLKAALEGTLGETESRYSIQLSHLQGVINSLEAELSQVRIDIERQGTEYKLLLDIKTRLELEIAEYRRLLDGEGIQKQTVQVVEIVPPPSPKHEPVVSKRVRTIIEEVVDGKVVSRTEDVDVEVVNK; encoded by the exons ATGCAGTCTTTTTCACGCAAGAGCCTGTCCGGCTCCAGCTCTCGTCCCTTCTCCTCGCTCTCGTTCGGCGGTGGATACTCCAAGCGCATCGCCGTCGGTCACGCGCCAAGTGTCTACGCAGGTGCAGGGGACTCCAGCGTGCGCGTCTCTTACGCTCAGAGTAGCAAGAGCGGTTTCGACCTTGCCAGCGCGCTCGGCGGCGGTGACAATGGCTTCGGTGCGGCTTTCAACGAGAAGACCACCATGCAGAACCTCAACGACCGTCTGGCGAGCTACCTGGAGAAGGTGCGCTCCCTGGAGAAAGCCAACGCGCAGCTGGAGTTCCAGATCCAGGAGTGGCACGAGAAGAGAACCCCCGTCTCCAGAGACTACAGCCACTATTCCGTCACCATTGAAGATCTGCGCAAAAAA ATCGCCGTCGCCAGCATGGACAATGCCAGAATCATCCTTCAGACTGACAACACCAAACTGGCAGCTGATGACTTCAGAGTCAA GTATGAGAATGAATTGGCGCTGTGTCAGTCCGTGGAGGCCGATATCGCCGGTCTAAAAAAGGTTGCGGACGAACTCACCATGACTCGCTCAGACCTTGAGATGCAGATTGAGGGTCTGAAGGAAGAGCTGGTCTACCTGAAGAAGAACCATGCAGAG GAACTTGCAGCTCTTCGCGCTCAAATGTCCTCCGGCAGCGTAAACGTTGAGGTTGACGCTGCACCTCAGCAAGACATGGCCCGCATCATGGAGGAGATCCGACAGCAATATGAAGGCGTCATTGATAAGAACCGCAGAGATATGGAGTCCTGGTACAAGAGCAaa TTCGACGAACTGAACAAGCAGGTAACCACCAGACAAGAAGACCTCACATTGTCCCGCAGTGAAATCAGTGATCTTAGGAGGACACTTCAGAGCCTGGAGATTGAACTGCAGTCACAGCTCAGCTTG AAAGCAGCACTGGAAGGCACACTGGGAGAGACAGAGTCACGGTACAGCATCCAGCTCAGCCATTTGCAGGGCGTCATTAACAGCCTGGAGGCGGAGCTTTCTCAGGTGCGCATTGACATCGAAAGACAGGGCACCGAATACAAACTTCTCCTGGACATTAAGACCAGACTAGAGTTGGAGATCGCTGAGTACAGGAGACTTCTAGATGGAGAGGGCATTCA GAAACAGACAGTCCAAGTTGTAGAGATTGTACCTCCTCCTTCTCCCAAGC ACGAACCTGTGGTGTCCAAGCGTGTTCGGACAATAATCGAAGAGGTGGTTGATGGAAAGGTCGTTTCTCGAACAGAGGATGTGGACGTTGAGGTCGTGAACAAGTAA